The window GATTTGCCCCCGCGCAATCCGGGCCGACTCGACAAGGATATTTCTCTTTTCACCCGTGGCGTCATTGCTTAAATGATTGGTAACGGTGGTCTGATTGCCTCCGGGGGCGAAAAAGAGGGGGGCACCGCCGTTTTTGACCACGGCCAAAAGCGTCAGGACCGACTCATGGATCTCCGAACCATCCTTGACCCCGCACCCCGAAAGGACAATGGCGATTTTTTTGGGCATGCCGATGGAGTCAAGCAAAGCCGCACAAAAATTACAACCCCATTTTAACTTGACCGGATTCAAAGGCGAATGGTAGCCCCAACCCTTGGTGTAAAAACTAGATCAAAGGGCCACCCCTTCATTGATGTAAAAACATACATTGAAGAGAGGGGTAGCCATTCGCCACTTCCTCCATGGAAAGAACCATAGAAACCATCGAAATGGGTGAAAAGGCGATGGACGAGATTGTCTCACTCGCCAAACGCCGCGGCTTTGTTTTCCAATCGAGCGAAATCTACGGTGGCATCAACGGGTTTTGGGATTTCGGCCCCGTCGGCGTTGAATTGCGCCGGAAAATCAAGGATTTCTGGTGGAAGCGGATGGTCTACGACCGTGAGGACGTTGTCGGCGTCGACACCTCGATTATCGCCCACCCCGAAACATGGAAGGCCTCCGGGCATCTCGACTGTTTTTCCGACCCGATGGTCGATTGCAAAAAATGCAAACACCGCTTTCGTGCGGACGAATTGCAGGGCCCCGTGGCCGACTCGGTTCATGGCCACAAGCCGGCATTGAAAAAGTGTCCTGACTGCGGCGGGGAGTTGACCGAGGCAAAGCAATTCAACCTCATGTTCCAGACGCATGTCGGCGCCAGCCAGGATTCAACCTCCGTCGCCTATCTTCGGCCCGAGACCTGCCAGTCGATTTTCACGCAGTTTAAAAACGTCCTCACCACCTCGCGGCAGAAAATTCCCTTCGGCATTGCGCAGATCGGCAAAAGTTTCCGCAACGAAATTACGCCGCGCAATTTTATTTTCCGTTCGCGCGAGTTTGAACAGATGGAGTTGGAGTTCTTCATCCGCCCCACCGAGGCCGAAGGGAAAAAATGGTACGAATACTGGAAGGCCGAACGGTTGAAATGGTTTTACGATCTGGGGATCAAAAAAGAAAGTCTGCGGCAACGGGAGCACGCCAAAGACGAACTGGCCCACTACGCGCGGGCCTGTGTCGATGTGGAATACAACTTTCCCATCGGCTGGTCGGAGCTTGAGGGGATCGCCGACCGTTCAAATTACGATCTTTCGCAACACATGAAGTTCTCCAAAAAGGATCTGCAATACTTCGACGATGAAGCAAAGGAAAAATATGTGCCGGCGGTGGTTGAATGTTCGGTGGGGGTTGACCGGACTTTTTTGACGATCCTCTGCGACGCCTTTGCGAAGGACAAGGTGGAAGGGGAAGAGCGGATCGTCATGCGGTTTGCCCCGCATATCGCCCCCTTTCAGGCGGCGGTCTTTCCGTTGTCCCGCAAGCTGGCTCTGCCAGCCCACATACTGGAAAAGGATCTGCGCAAACATTTTCAAACAGATTTCGACGATATCGGCTCAATCGGCAAACGGTACCGTCGGCATGACGAAATCGGCACGCCGTTTTGCATCACCTACGATTTTCAGTCGGAAGAGGACAAGAAAGTCACAGTGCGCGATCGGGATACGACCAAACAGGATCGCATCGCGATCGATCAGGCGGGGAATTATTTGAGGGACAAATTACGCACGTAGGGGCAGGGCTTGCCCTGCCCGACAAGGGCGCGGCAAGCCGCGCCCCTACAATTATATGTTTGAAAACAGCAACCTCGAAATGACTTTAAAAAAATCCAAAAAAACAAAAAAACCGGGTAGTCGTAAAAAGAAATTCGTCTATTTCTTCGGCGATGGAAAAGCCGACGGCAATGCCTCGATGAAAAATCTTCTGGGGGGCAAGGGGGCCAATCTGGCCGAAATGGTAAACTTAAGCATCCCCGTCCCCCCCGGATTCACCATCACCACCGAGGTCTGCACCGCTTTTTACGAAAACGACAAGCGTTA is drawn from Deltaproteobacteria bacterium and contains these coding sequences:
- a CDS encoding glycine--tRNA ligase → MDEIVSLAKRRGFVFQSSEIYGGINGFWDFGPVGVELRRKIKDFWWKRMVYDREDVVGVDTSIIAHPETWKASGHLDCFSDPMVDCKKCKHRFRADELQGPVADSVHGHKPALKKCPDCGGELTEAKQFNLMFQTHVGASQDSTSVAYLRPETCQSIFTQFKNVLTTSRQKIPFGIAQIGKSFRNEITPRNFIFRSREFEQMELEFFIRPTEAEGKKWYEYWKAERLKWFYDLGIKKESLRQREHAKDELAHYARACVDVEYNFPIGWSELEGIADRSNYDLSQHMKFSKKDLQYFDDEAKEKYVPAVVECSVGVDRTFLTILCDAFAKDKVEGEERIVMRFAPHIAPFQAAVFPLSRKLALPAHILEKDLRKHFQTDFDDIGSIGKRYRRHDEIGTPFCITYDFQSEEDKKVTVRDRDTTKQDRIAIDQAGNYLRDKLRT